In Bryobacteraceae bacterium, the following proteins share a genomic window:
- a CDS encoding lysophospholipid acyltransferase family protein: protein MNWLRTYVITPPFSAFCFLSFWLNGAILRLFRAGPLRHHFVARFWSRLLLRTAAIEVRAEGFDKLNPAGIYIFVSNHLSLADTPLMAGWLPFPFRFLAKESLMSIPIVGDHLRWGCHIAVPREDTRGAARSLAEAAKLLRKRAASVLVFAEGTRGSGQLQPFKPGAAHLALHTGVPVVPLAIEGTAAVMPRRALLLRPGTVRLIAGDVIATAGRQRTDPDAFTEELRESVKRLLEAGTPHGNPCENMYTR from the coding sequence GTGAACTGGCTTCGCACCTACGTCATCACCCCGCCTTTCTCAGCGTTCTGTTTTCTGTCTTTCTGGCTGAACGGAGCCATTCTTCGGCTCTTCCGGGCCGGTCCGCTCCGTCACCATTTCGTCGCGCGCTTCTGGTCCCGCCTGCTGTTGCGTACCGCCGCGATCGAAGTACGCGCGGAGGGATTTGACAAGCTCAATCCTGCCGGTATTTACATCTTCGTGTCGAACCACCTCAGCCTCGCCGACACGCCGCTGATGGCCGGCTGGCTTCCGTTTCCGTTCCGTTTCCTCGCCAAGGAATCGCTCATGAGCATTCCCATCGTCGGCGATCACCTCCGCTGGGGCTGTCACATCGCGGTCCCGCGCGAGGATACCCGCGGCGCCGCCCGCTCCCTCGCCGAGGCCGCGAAACTCCTCCGGAAACGGGCTGCCTCGGTGCTTGTCTTCGCGGAAGGTACGCGCGGATCCGGCCAACTCCAGCCGTTCAAACCCGGCGCCGCCCACCTCGCGCTGCACACGGGCGTCCCGGTGGTCCCGCTGGCCATCGAAGGCACGGCGGCTGTCATGCCCCGGAGGGCGCTCTTGCTGCGCCCAGGGACCGTACGGCTCATCGCCGGCGACGTGATTGCCACGGCCGGACGGCAGCGAACCGACCCGGATGCTTTCACCGAAGAGCTTCGCGAATCCGTGAAGCGGTTGCTGGAGGCGGGTACGCCGCACGGCAATCCTTGCGAAAATATGTATACTCGTTAA
- a CDS encoding c-type cytochrome, with protein MNMKSLLGPVAGVFLLASMAHGADAAKGKEVFEQCGVCHAADSDEKKMGPGLKGLFKKSTLADGKTKVTEESVRKKVDQGGNGMPPYEEMLEKNEKDDLIAYLKTL; from the coding sequence ATGAATATGAAATCTCTGCTCGGACCTGTCGCTGGTGTTTTCCTGTTGGCCTCCATGGCGCATGGCGCCGATGCCGCCAAGGGGAAAGAGGTTTTCGAACAGTGCGGCGTGTGTCATGCCGCCGACAGCGACGAGAAGAAGATGGGGCCCGGCCTCAAGGGGCTCTTTAAGAAGTCGACGCTCGCCGACGGCAAGACCAAGGTCACCGAAGAGAGCGTCCGCAAGAAGGTCGACCAGGGCGGAAACGGTATGCCACCCTACGAAGAAATGCTCGAGAAGAACGAGAAAGACGATCTGATCGCCTATCTCAAGACCCTCTAG
- the lipA gene encoding lipoyl synthase codes for MLVSIQHSLSGEAPRGQRPAWLRAPAPAGDNHRQLKELVTRLGLHTVCESAACPNVGDCWNRRTATFMILGNVCTRRCGFCAVQKGAPLPVDFDEPRRVAEAVAAMGLAYAVITSVNRDDRKDGGALLFAMTIRAIRERVPGCKVEVLVPDFQGSHEAMEIVMADRPDCLNHNTETVPRLYRQVRLGARYERSLEMLAYAKKLAPGIPTKSGLMLGLGETADEVIEVMRDLRTSGVDIVTLGQYLRPTPKHLPVIRYVPPEEFASLREEGRRMGFPHVESGPLVRSSFHAEDALA; via the coding sequence GTGCTCGTCTCCATTCAACATTCCCTATCGGGTGAGGCTCCGCGCGGGCAGCGGCCGGCGTGGCTCCGAGCCCCCGCGCCGGCGGGCGACAACCATCGTCAACTCAAAGAGTTGGTTACGCGGCTGGGGCTGCACACGGTTTGCGAGAGCGCCGCCTGTCCGAATGTGGGCGACTGCTGGAACCGGCGGACAGCGACGTTCATGATCCTGGGCAACGTCTGCACGCGGCGGTGCGGGTTCTGCGCCGTCCAGAAGGGCGCACCGCTCCCGGTGGATTTCGACGAGCCGCGCCGGGTGGCCGAAGCGGTTGCCGCGATGGGGTTGGCCTACGCGGTGATCACGAGCGTGAATCGGGACGACCGCAAGGACGGCGGCGCGCTGCTGTTCGCGATGACGATCCGGGCCATCCGCGAGCGCGTACCCGGCTGCAAGGTGGAAGTGCTGGTTCCCGATTTCCAGGGCTCCCACGAAGCCATGGAAATCGTGATGGCGGACCGGCCGGATTGCCTGAACCACAACACGGAGACCGTCCCGCGGCTCTACCGGCAAGTGCGCCTCGGGGCGCGGTACGAGCGGTCGCTCGAGATGCTCGCCTACGCCAAGAAGCTTGCGCCCGGCATTCCCACCAAGAGCGGGCTGATGCTGGGGCTCGGGGAAACGGCCGACGAGGTGATCGAGGTGATGCGGGACCTGCGGACCTCCGGCGTGGATATCGTGACCCTTGGACAATACCTCCGGCCGACTCCGAAGCACCTGCCCGTGATCCGCTATGTCCCGCCGGAAGAGTTCGCCTCTCTCCGGGAAGAGGGGCGCCGGATGGGCTTCCCGCACGTCGAATCCGGACCGCTTGTTCGCAGTTCGTTCCACGCCGAAGACGCCTTGGCCTGA